A region of Pseudarthrobacter sp. NIBRBAC000502770 DNA encodes the following proteins:
- a CDS encoding histidine phosphatase family protein: MKLLLIRHGETPGNVLGQLDTDHPGPGLTELGERQAEAMARSLVNEPIGALYASTLIRTQITAAPLGRLRGLETTVLEGLHEIEAGALEKLTDHESHKRYMGTVISWAAGELDNRMPAGPDGHAFFDRFDAAIARVVDRASGQHNTVAVVSHGAAIRTWAGLRADGIDHEFAARHVLANTGIVALEGDPDTGWKLIHWEGSPVGGLALADPAAGDPTGRDAAAP, from the coding sequence ATGAAGTTGCTCCTGATCCGCCACGGCGAAACCCCGGGAAATGTGCTGGGCCAGCTGGACACCGACCACCCGGGACCGGGCCTCACCGAACTGGGCGAACGGCAGGCAGAGGCGATGGCGCGGTCCCTGGTCAACGAACCCATCGGCGCCCTGTACGCGTCAACCTTGATCCGCACCCAGATCACCGCGGCACCCCTGGGCAGGCTCCGGGGCCTGGAAACCACGGTGCTGGAGGGGCTGCACGAGATCGAGGCGGGAGCACTGGAGAAGCTCACGGACCACGAGTCGCATAAGCGGTACATGGGAACGGTCATTTCCTGGGCTGCAGGTGAACTGGACAACCGCATGCCCGCAGGACCCGACGGCCACGCGTTCTTCGACCGGTTCGACGCCGCCATCGCCAGGGTGGTCGACAGGGCATCCGGGCAGCACAACACAGTGGCAGTGGTGAGCCATGGTGCGGCCATCAGGACCTGGGCCGGGCTCCGGGCCGACGGCATCGACCACGAATTCGCCGCCAGGCACGTGCTGGCCAATACCGGCATTGTGGCGCTGGAGGGTGACCCGGACACCGGCTGGAAGCTGATCCACTGGGAAGGCAGCCCGGTGGGCGGCCTCGCCCTGGCGGACCCCGCCGCCGGGGACCCGACGGGCCGGGACGCAGCCGCCCCCTAG